The Streptomyces sp. NBC_01197 genome window below encodes:
- a CDS encoding tyrosine-type recombinase/integrase has translation MAGHIQDRWYKTETSPDGKTTRTKTDRHGTGMRYRARYVGPDGTEKSKSFPDKQKRLAEQWLVTTAADMSRGQYIDPRAARITFQQFAEKWVATHTTEINSREAAERRLRLHAYPYIGSRPLASFQPGHIRTWLGELESVVAASSHRRIIFGTVSAALSAAVDDTLLAKNPCRARSVQIPKASPPRVAPWTSAQVFAVRAALVERLRATVDVASGCGLRQGEVFGLSEDELDYEGGWLGVRHQLKRIRGEFVFALPKGGKVRDVPLPKAVGAALRAHSEQFPPVRVTLPWRTPDGPLVTKTLLFSGTSGNHVRVSHFNAHLWKPALAAAGIIPEPKAGEKYASASEDGMHALRHFYASVLLDAGENIRALSAYLGHSDPGFTLRIYTHLMPSSEGRTRSAVDALYKAPADHDHGPEAAQ, from the coding sequence ATGGCAGGCCACATCCAGGACCGCTGGTACAAAACCGAAACCAGCCCCGACGGAAAGACGACCCGGACGAAGACCGATCGTCACGGCACGGGAATGCGGTACCGAGCCCGTTACGTCGGCCCGGACGGAACAGAGAAGAGCAAGTCATTCCCTGACAAGCAGAAGCGGCTTGCGGAACAGTGGCTCGTCACCACCGCCGCCGACATGTCGCGCGGCCAGTACATCGACCCCCGAGCCGCACGCATCACCTTTCAGCAGTTCGCTGAGAAGTGGGTGGCCACCCACACAACCGAAATCAACAGCCGGGAGGCCGCTGAGCGTCGACTCCGGCTGCACGCCTACCCGTACATCGGGAGTCGCCCGCTCGCCTCATTCCAGCCCGGCCACATCCGGACGTGGCTCGGGGAACTGGAATCCGTAGTCGCCGCCTCCTCCCATCGCCGTATCATCTTCGGCACCGTTTCGGCCGCCCTGAGTGCGGCTGTGGATGACACGCTGCTCGCCAAGAATCCCTGCCGGGCCCGGTCAGTACAGATTCCCAAAGCGAGTCCGCCACGGGTGGCTCCGTGGACATCGGCTCAGGTGTTCGCTGTACGCGCCGCTCTAGTCGAGCGCCTGCGGGCGACTGTCGATGTCGCAAGTGGATGTGGCTTGCGGCAGGGCGAGGTCTTCGGTCTCTCCGAAGATGAACTCGATTACGAAGGCGGCTGGCTCGGAGTTCGACATCAGCTCAAGCGGATCCGTGGCGAGTTCGTCTTTGCGCTCCCCAAGGGCGGGAAAGTCCGAGACGTTCCCCTGCCGAAAGCGGTAGGCGCTGCACTGCGCGCCCACTCCGAGCAGTTCCCCCCGGTCAGAGTGACGCTGCCTTGGCGCACGCCCGATGGGCCACTCGTGACAAAGACGCTTCTCTTTAGCGGAACTTCCGGCAACCACGTGCGGGTAAGTCACTTCAATGCCCACCTGTGGAAGCCTGCTCTGGCCGCTGCGGGCATCATCCCGGAACCGAAGGCGGGGGAGAAGTACGCATCGGCGTCTGAGGACGGCATGCATGCCCTGAGGCACTTCTACGCTTCCGTCCTGCTGGACGCCGGAGAGAACATCCGGGCCCTGAGTGCCTACCTCGGCCACAGCGACCCAGGTTTCACCCTGCGGATCTATACGCACCTCATGCCGAGCAGTGAGGGGCGTACCCGCTCGGCCGTCGACGCCCTGTACAAGGCACCTGCGGACCATGATCACGGCCCAGAGGCGGCCCAGTAG
- a CDS encoding bifunctional DNA primase/polymerase yields MNTLLLAAALDAADRGWHVFPLRPGDKRPALHGEAVCPGLGDCAGGHRKWEQRATLDPDRIRRAWSDGPFNIGIATGPSGLVVVDLDVPKPNSSTGTPSGVTTFEALCERAGQAVPATYRTRTASGGHHLYFTAPDGIRLGNSAGKLGKLIDTRAWGGYVVAPGSIVHGAAYEVLDPAPVLQLPPRLLDALKPPERPARPVRLAVPKYGNRAADTALERETAAVAASQEGGREAQLFESARKVARFVGWGDLTRDEVEQAFQRAGEAAGLPASQCRSTLRSVLNWSIRNCRPRETA; encoded by the coding sequence ATGAACACCCTTCTTCTGGCTGCCGCTCTGGACGCCGCGGACCGTGGTTGGCACGTCTTCCCGCTCCGCCCCGGCGACAAGCGCCCCGCCCTGCATGGCGAGGCCGTCTGCCCGGGTCTCGGTGACTGCGCCGGGGGCCACCGCAAGTGGGAGCAGCGCGCCACCCTCGACCCGGACCGGATCCGCCGGGCCTGGTCCGATGGGCCGTTCAATATCGGCATCGCGACCGGCCCCTCTGGGCTGGTCGTCGTGGATCTCGACGTGCCCAAGCCCAACAGCAGTACGGGCACGCCTTCCGGCGTGACGACCTTTGAGGCGCTCTGCGAGCGCGCCGGACAGGCCGTCCCCGCCACATACCGGACCCGGACCGCGAGCGGCGGCCACCACCTGTACTTCACCGCCCCCGACGGGATCCGGCTCGGCAACAGCGCGGGCAAGCTCGGCAAGCTCATCGACACCCGGGCATGGGGTGGCTACGTCGTCGCCCCCGGAAGCATCGTCCACGGGGCCGCGTACGAGGTTCTCGACCCAGCCCCGGTACTTCAGTTGCCCCCGCGGCTCCTGGACGCTCTCAAGCCTCCGGAGCGCCCCGCACGGCCGGTCCGGCTGGCTGTGCCGAAGTACGGGAACCGTGCTGCCGATACCGCCCTGGAACGCGAGACAGCGGCCGTGGCCGCATCCCAAGAGGGCGGCAGAGAAGCCCAGTTGTTCGAGAGTGCGCGCAAGGTGGCCCGGTTCGTCGGGTGGGGCGACCTCACGCGCGACGAAGTGGAACAGGCATTTCAGAGGGCAGGTGAGGCGGCCGGGCTCCCGGCATCCCAGTGCCGCTCGACACTGCGCAGCGTCCTGAACTGGTCCATCCGCAACTGCCGGCCAAGGGAGACGGCATGA
- a CDS encoding helix-turn-helix transcriptional regulator, with the protein MTTTRTPAPDPRATLRDGLPDRYLTPEDLAAMFSLPSVETVYAWRKKRIGPPAVRIGRHLRYDPRAVRDWVDTLTTDDDLAA; encoded by the coding sequence GTGACCACCACCCGCACCCCAGCACCCGACCCCCGCGCCACCCTCCGGGACGGCCTCCCGGACCGCTACCTCACCCCCGAAGACCTGGCCGCCATGTTCAGCCTCCCGAGCGTCGAAACCGTCTACGCATGGCGCAAGAAGCGCATCGGCCCGCCCGCCGTCCGCATCGGCCGGCACCTGCGCTACGACCCCCGCGCCGTCCGCGACTGGGTCGACACCCTCACCACAGACGACGACCTCGCCGCCTAA
- a CDS encoding YfjI family protein, translating to MSTPNELGSDLWEGFNDLTPETITGPTWDEPVPLTARRQLPAFPVHALPAWLGDMVAGVAEETQTPADLAGCLALGVIATAAGGRATVCVRGHWREPVNLYTAVALPPGNRKSAVFALMTGPLLAVEKTLVELSGPVRAEAETTARLAKAAADKAAQKAAGAEPGLRDQLTAEAVQLAQQADELSVPAKPQLIADDVTPESLATLLAEQDGRISVMSAEGEIFDIIAGRYSGAPNMGVFLKGHAGDMARVNRQGRDPQHIEAPAVTMALAIQPEVLDSIGRVKGADGRGLLARFLYAKPLSLVGSRNLTPDLLSEETTAAYTRTLGGLTMALADWTDPAVLTLSPEADAVMLAYQKVTESRLGKGGSLAPVVKWASKRDGAVARIAGLLHLAAHPDNGWTLPIEAATMAAATELGDYFTAHALEVFDAMGADPAQEAAHQVLTHLKDQRLTGFTKRELFRGLSRGDFPAMADLDPALTLLEEHGWVRQQPQPPRSGRGRPPSPRYDSHPSTAPPLTSA from the coding sequence ATGAGCACCCCCAACGAACTCGGCTCCGATCTCTGGGAAGGGTTCAACGACCTGACCCCCGAGACCATCACCGGCCCCACCTGGGACGAGCCCGTACCCCTGACCGCGCGCAGGCAACTGCCCGCCTTCCCCGTGCACGCCCTCCCCGCGTGGCTGGGGGACATGGTCGCCGGGGTGGCCGAGGAGACGCAGACACCGGCCGATCTCGCCGGGTGCCTGGCCCTGGGAGTCATCGCCACCGCCGCCGGCGGACGGGCCACCGTCTGTGTCCGCGGGCACTGGCGAGAGCCGGTGAACCTCTACACCGCCGTGGCCCTGCCCCCCGGTAACCGGAAGTCCGCCGTGTTCGCCCTGATGACCGGCCCGCTCCTCGCCGTGGAGAAGACACTCGTGGAACTGTCCGGCCCCGTGCGGGCCGAGGCGGAAACCACCGCGCGCCTCGCCAAGGCAGCAGCCGACAAGGCCGCGCAGAAGGCGGCAGGCGCCGAGCCCGGCCTACGTGACCAGCTCACCGCCGAAGCCGTCCAGCTCGCCCAGCAGGCCGACGAACTCAGCGTGCCTGCCAAGCCGCAGCTCATCGCGGACGACGTCACCCCGGAAAGCCTCGCCACCCTCCTGGCCGAGCAGGACGGACGCATCAGCGTCATGTCCGCAGAGGGCGAGATCTTCGACATCATCGCCGGACGCTACTCCGGAGCTCCCAACATGGGTGTCTTCCTCAAAGGCCACGCAGGCGACATGGCCCGCGTGAACCGGCAGGGCCGCGATCCCCAGCACATCGAAGCCCCCGCCGTCACCATGGCCCTGGCCATCCAGCCCGAAGTCCTCGACTCCATCGGCCGCGTCAAAGGCGCCGACGGACGCGGCCTGCTCGCCCGGTTCCTCTACGCCAAGCCCCTGTCCCTGGTCGGCTCCCGCAACCTCACCCCCGACCTCCTCAGCGAGGAAACCACCGCCGCCTACACCAGGACGCTCGGCGGCCTGACCATGGCACTCGCGGACTGGACCGACCCCGCCGTCCTCACCCTCAGCCCCGAAGCCGACGCGGTCATGCTCGCCTACCAGAAGGTCACCGAATCCCGGCTCGGCAAAGGCGGCAGCCTCGCCCCCGTCGTGAAATGGGCCTCCAAACGAGACGGAGCAGTCGCCCGCATCGCCGGACTGCTCCACCTCGCCGCCCACCCCGACAACGGATGGACGCTGCCGATCGAAGCCGCCACCATGGCCGCCGCAACCGAGCTGGGCGACTACTTCACCGCCCACGCACTCGAAGTCTTCGACGCCATGGGCGCCGACCCCGCACAAGAAGCCGCCCACCAAGTCCTCACCCACCTCAAAGACCAGCGCCTCACCGGCTTCACCAAGCGGGAACTCTTCCGGGGCCTCTCCCGCGGCGACTTCCCCGCCATGGCCGACCTCGACCCCGCACTGACCCTCCTCGAAGAACACGGATGGGTCCGGCAACAGCCCCAACCCCCACGCAGCGGCCGAGGACGGCCGCCCTCGCCCCGCTACGACAGCCACCCGAGCACCGCCCCGCCGCTCACCAGTGCGTGA
- a CDS encoding DNA cytosine methyltransferase, which yields MNATVLPMRRPNGLRVLDLCCGAGGLSMGYFLAGFDVVGVDNRPQPHYPFTFHQADALDYLTVLTASGEIRDYDLVHASWPCERFARVTAWRGSQESHPDLLTPGRPLLQACGQPWVIENVPEAPLRPDYLLCGTQFGLNVRRHRSFETSWGGGGDLVAPCWHRKSLLAFEHKGERAYADAMGCTWMSSAEARKAVPPAYSQHIGQQFLTHERRAAA from the coding sequence ATGAACGCCACCGTTCTCCCCATGCGCCGCCCCAACGGGCTGCGGGTCCTGGACCTGTGCTGCGGCGCAGGCGGCCTCTCGATGGGCTACTTCCTGGCCGGGTTCGACGTCGTCGGCGTCGACAACCGCCCCCAGCCCCACTACCCCTTCACCTTCCACCAGGCCGACGCCCTGGACTACCTGACTGTGCTCACCGCGTCCGGGGAGATCCGGGACTACGACCTGGTGCACGCCTCCTGGCCGTGCGAGCGCTTCGCCCGCGTCACCGCCTGGCGCGGCAGCCAGGAAAGCCACCCCGACCTCCTGACACCAGGGCGCCCCCTGCTCCAGGCATGCGGACAGCCCTGGGTCATCGAAAACGTCCCCGAAGCACCCCTGCGCCCCGACTACCTGCTCTGCGGAACCCAGTTCGGGCTCAACGTCCGGCGTCACCGGTCCTTCGAGACGTCCTGGGGCGGCGGCGGGGACCTGGTGGCGCCGTGCTGGCACCGGAAGTCCCTGCTCGCCTTCGAGCACAAAGGCGAGCGCGCCTACGCCGATGCCATGGGCTGCACCTGGATGAGCAGCGCCGAAGCCCGCAAAGCCGTACCCCCCGCCTACAGCCAGCACATCGGCCAGCAGTTCCTCACCCACGAAAGGCGGGCCGCCGCATGA